GCCCATGGTGCGTGCGGCGGGCTTTCATGTCGGGATGAATCCCGACCCACAGATCGTGATCGGGTCGGTCCTCATAATCGGCTTTGAATAGGTGTGATGGCCCATTGGCCTGATGCCAGATCACCCAATTCCCAGGGCCCGATGCGATGGCGTACCAGGCGCAGGGTAGGCAGGCCGACGGCTGCGGTCATGCGGCGTACCTGGCGATTGCGGCCCTCAGTCAAACCGATCTCCAGCCAGCTGGTGGGGATGTGGCGGCGAAAGCGTACGGGTGGATCACGAGGCCATAGGGCGGGCTCCGGGATGAGGCGAGCCCGGGTGGCGCGGGCGGGTCCGTCCTTCAGCGTCAGGCCGGTGATGAGGCGGTCCAGTTGTGTGGCGTCCGGGATGCCTTCCACCTGTACCCAATAGCGTTTCTCGAGCTTGGTGGCGGGATGGCTGATGCGGTGTTGGAGGGCCCCGTCATCGGTGAGCAGCATGAGCCCCTCGCTGTCCCGGTCCAGCCGCCCGGCGGGGTAGACGCCGGCCATATCGACGAAGTCTCCGAGGGTGGGACGGCCATCGCGGTCGGTGAACTGGCACATGACGCCGTAAGGCTTGTTGAACAGCACCAGCCGCGGTGTTGCGCCGGACCTTCGAGGGTTTCGGGGCCCGCTGGTTTTTGCTGCCCTCCGGCTCATGTTTCCGCGCGCCTGCGACCTGTGGGAGGATCCCTGGCAAATATATGGCGACGATAACCGGGATACCATGAGGAATGCGAGGCCTCCGGCTGGCAGGGTGTTGTCCGCCGATGCGGGGGACATGGTTATCCTGCGCCTGCCCCGCTGGCGTGAATGGAACCCGTCCCTGGTGCGGGCGTTCTGGCGGCAGACGGCGGCCTCCACCACCCGCCGCAGCCATTTTATCGAAGGGCGTTACGAGAACATCTATCCGGATCTCGACCGCCTGCCCGAGGCCGATGATCTCCTCGCCGAGATCCGGCGGCACGCCATGGCGATGCTGAAGGCCGGAGGCCTCCAAGGCCTGTCCATGAAGGTCTGGTTCAATGTCATGGCCCCCGGGGACGCGACCCTG
Above is a window of Gammaproteobacteria bacterium DNA encoding:
- a CDS encoding pseudouridine synthase, producing the protein MSRRAAKTSGPRNPRRSGATPRLVLFNKPYGVMCQFTDRDGRPTLGDFVDMAGVYPAGRLDRDSEGLMLLTDDGALQHRISHPATKLEKRYWVQVEGIPDATQLDRLITGLTLKDGPARATRARLIPEPALWPRDPPVRFRRHIPTSWLEIGLTEGRNRQVRRMTAAVGLPTLRLVRHRIGPWELGDLASGQWAITPIQSRL
- a CDS encoding putative 2OG-Fe(II) oxygenase; the protein is MVILRLPRWREWNPSLVRAFWRQTAASTTRRSHFIEGRYENIYPDLDRLPEADDLLAEIRRHAMAMLKAGGLQGLSMKVWFNVMAPGDATLPHRHDMDDERLSGVYYLTVPRASGDLVVATPAGRRVLTPLPGLLVLFPPHWEHEVTPHRGHGIRLSMAFNVGLRDP